A segment of the Sphingomonas kaistensis genome:
ACCCGTCCGGAGCTGTCGGTCCTGCTCAGCCTCGCCAAGCTCAGCCTGCAGGACGCAGCCGAAGAACTGCGGCTGGCCGAAGAGCCGATGATGCAGGAGCAACTGCTGGCGGCGTTCCCGGCGCCGCTTCGCGAGGCGCACCGGGAGGCGCTGCTCCGCCACCGGCTCGGCAACGAGATCATCGCCACCAAGGTCGCCAATCGCTTCGTCAATCGGCTGGGGCCAAGTGTCGCGCTCGACCTGACCGAGGAAGAAGGAAGCTCACTGGCGCAGGTCGTCGCGGCCTTCCTCACCGCCGAACGGCTGCTCAAGCTCGACCTCCTGTGGCAGCGAATTGAGGATGCGCCGGTCAGCGAAGCGGTCCGGCTCGACCTGTTCGCGATGGCCGCGCAAAGCGTGCGCAGCCACATGAGCGACATCCTTCGCGCGGCGGGCGGCGAAACCAGCGTGTCCGAACTGGTCGCTTTGCTGGAACCGGGGCTCAACAAGATCGACGTCGCCGCGCGCTCGATCATCCGTGACGAGGTCAAGGCGCAGGCCGTCGCGTTGCACGGCTCGCTCGAGGCGCTTGGCGCGGGCGATGCGATCGTGCGCGGGCTGGTCAAGCTGTACGAACTCGACGGCGTGTTCGGTATCGCTGCACTGTCCGAGCGCAAGGAGATCGACGCGCTCGAACTGACCCATGCCTATGTCCGCATCGGCGAGGCGCTGGGCATCGACTGGGCGCAGAGCCAGGCGCTGCGGTTGCAGCCGGTCGACCAGTGGGAGCGCTTGCTGGTGGCGGGCCTGCTCAAGGAGTTCGAGCAGCTTCGGATCGACTGGCTGTCGCGCACCCGCGGCGATGACCCGGTCCAGGCGGTCGAACGCTGGGCCGAGCGGCAGGAGAAGCGGATCGAGCAGTTCCGCCGCCTGGTCACGCGGGCGCGTGGCGGGGGTGCGGTCAGCGTTCCGATGCTGGCGCAGATCGCGAGCCAGGCTCGGATCCTGCTGTCGCGTTAGGGTCGGCCATGCGGATCGCGATGCTCACCCCGGCGCCCGATTATGGGGCCGACTTCGATTGGGCGTTCGACAACCAGGCCGATGCGCTCAGGGCGGCGGGCGCCGACGTGGTGGGTATTCCGTGGACCGGGTTCGAGGGACCTGCCGGGTTCGACCTGGTGCTTCCGCTGGTCGCATGGGGCTATCACCTGCGCCATGCCGAATGGCTCGCCTTCCTCGACCGGGCGGAGGCGGAAGGCTGGCCGATGCTCAACCCGCCGCGGCTGCTGCGCTGGAACAGCGACAAGGCCTATCTGCGCGAACTGGAGGCGAAAGGCATCGCCGCGGTGCCGACGCTTGAGGTCGACCATCTGAACGAGGCCGCGCTGGCGGCGGCGCACGGCGTGCTCGGCGCGGCCGAGGTAGTGATCAAGCCGCCGGTGTCGGCCGGGGCGTGGGGCACGTTCCGGCTGAAACCGGGCGAGCCGGTGCCGGACGAGGTGCACGGCGCCCGGATGCTGGTCCAGCCATGGCTCGGTTCGGTGGTCGAGGAAGGCGAATATAGCCTGATCCTGCTCGGCGGACGCTTTTCGCATTGCGTCGCCAAGCGACCAAGGGCGGGCGATTTCCGGGTCCAGCCCTATCATGGCGGAACCACGCAGGCCGCCGCGCTTCCGGACGGTGCACTGGCCCTGGCCGAGGCCGCGCTGGCCGAAGCCCCCGCCGCTGCCACCTATGCGCGGGTCGACCTCATCCGCGGCACCACCGGCGAACTGCAGCTGATGGAACTCGAACTTATCGAGCCCGCGCTGTTCCTGGAGTGCGAACCCGGCAGCTCCGCGCGCTTCGCCGCCGCGATCCTGCAGGGCGCCGCCCGCTAGCTCAGTCCCCGAGCGCGCGCCCGAACAGCCATTGCCGAAGCGCGCTGGTAAGGTTAGGCGGCTCCTTGACCCTGAGGCGAGCCTCGTCGACCTCCGCCACCAGGGCATTCACCGGCATGGCGGAATCCCGCGCGGCGATCTCCAGCGCACGCCAGAACAGAGGCTCGAGGCTGATGCTGGTCTGGTGCCCGCGGATGAGCACGCTACGCTTCACTGGCGGCGAGTAGGTGAGGATCTCGTTCACAAGTCCTAGATGTGAGCGGCAGGAGCGACGGACAAGGGCAAAGGGTCAGGCCGACCCGCCCTCGCGAGCGGCGGCACGGCCGAGGCCAAGCACCCCCACCACCACGTCCTTGACGTGCGCGCCGACCCAGTGGCGCCGCTCGGCATGATCGCGGTGGAAGCTGCGGTAGGCGGCCGCGCGGGTGCCGACCGAGGGTGCGTCGAAGATCGCGGCCCGGGCGCGCCAGTGCTCGCTCCGCTGACCGAAGCGGACCGCGGCGAGGCTGGCGGCCTGCTGGAACGGTCCCGGCTGCTGCGCAGCCTCC
Coding sequences within it:
- a CDS encoding ATP-grasp domain-containing protein, yielding MRIAMLTPAPDYGADFDWAFDNQADALRAAGADVVGIPWTGFEGPAGFDLVLPLVAWGYHLRHAEWLAFLDRAEAEGWPMLNPPRLLRWNSDKAYLRELEAKGIAAVPTLEVDHLNEAALAAAHGVLGAAEVVIKPPVSAGAWGTFRLKPGEPVPDEVHGARMLVQPWLGSVVEEGEYSLILLGGRFSHCVAKRPRAGDFRVQPYHGGTTQAAALPDGALALAEAALAEAPAAATYARVDLIRGTTGELQLMELELIEPALFLECEPGSSARFAAAILQGAAR
- a CDS encoding ribbon-helix-helix domain-containing protein, producing MNEILTYSPPVKRSVLIRGHQTSISLEPLFWRALEIAARDSAMPVNALVAEVDEARLRVKEPPNLTSALRQWLFGRALGD